In one window of Eleutherodactylus coqui strain aEleCoq1 chromosome 10, aEleCoq1.hap1, whole genome shotgun sequence DNA:
- the TOR4A gene encoding torsin-4A codes for MDVMEPISEPSGSGHKMSLVPSLRAAIRIRRKIRNMKKSRLQLDLSGKRSADGIKSSLVRRQFSTDSRCVTSFESPMFFNFDTPTLEQVALSSIKRKKKRKKSRPVLYPGNSKKYLPTEHKSKAKRCLILFIGIVCFQILNAIENLDDNVLKYELDGLEKTMQREVFGQKVAIDKLMDLFKDYLATHWHNKPLVISMNGPSGVGKSHMGRILAKHFRSVMESDFVLQYYVMHNCPNRSDIASCEAELTTMISDTVTRAEIEEKIPIFIFDEMELMPRSLLDMLHGYFKLNQSNEYLNAIYILISNIGGNEVTKFFLQNVSSDILNVPQELHSIIQSSLRKHHSIWDVAEIVPFILLEKSHIADCFLDELLREGFYPDNNNIENLAGQLKYYTIRDKQYSITGCKHVVAKVNLLQPYT; via the coding sequence ATGGATGTGATGGAGCCAATCTCAGAGCCCTCAGGCTCCGGACACAAGATGTCACTGGTACCTTCTCTACGGGCGGCCATCCGAATACGCAGGAAGATCCGTAACATGAAGAAAAGTCGCCTGCAGCTTGACCTATCCGGAAAAAGATCTGCAGATGGTATCAAGTCCTCCTTGGTTCGCCGACAGTTCTCCACCGACAGTAGGTGTGTAACAAGTTTTGAAAGCCCtatgttttttaattttgatACTCCAACGTTGGAGCAGGTTGCACTAAGCAGCATAAAGCGCAAGAAGAAGCGCAAGAAGTCCAGGCCGGTGCTCTACCCGGGAAACTCAAAAAAATatctcccaacagaacataagagCAAGGCGAAACGTTGCCTCATCCTCTTCATCGGGATCGTTTGCTTCCAAATCTTGAACGCTATTGAAAATCTGGACGACAACGTCTTAAAATATGAACTGGATGGCCTAGAGAAAACCATGCAGAGGGAggtgtttgggcaaaaagttgcCATTGATAAGTTAATGGACCTCTTTAAGGACTACCTGGCCACTCATTGGCATAATAAGCCATTGGTGATCTCCATGAATGGACCTAGTGGAGTTGGTAAGAGTCACATGGGTCGGATACTAGCCAAGCACTTCCGATCGGTCATGGAAAGCGACTTTGTTTTGCAATATTATGTGATGCACAACTGTCCCaaccgcagcgatattgcatcttgTGAGGCTGAGCTCACCACTATGATATCAGACACGGTCACTCGGGCGGAGATAGAGGAGAAGATACCCATCTTCATATTTGATGAGATGGAGCTCATGCCACGGTCTCTTCTGGACATGTTGCATGGTTACTTCAAATTAAACCAAAGTAACGAGTACCTTAACGCCATTTATATTCTAATTAGTAACATCGGAGGCAATGAGGtgacaaaattttttctgcagaACGTCTCTAGTGACATCTTAAATGTCCCTCAAGAGCTTCACAGCATCATACAATCTTCCTTGAGGAAGCATCATAGCATCTGGGACGTTGCCGAAATTGTTCCTTTCATTCTTCTGGAGAAGAGTCATATTGCTGATTGCTTCTTGGATGAATTGTTAAGGGAAGGGTTCTACCCGGATAACAACAACATCGAGAACTTGGCAGGACAGCTAAAATATTACACCATACGAGACAAGCAATATTCCATCACTGGCTGTAAACATGTGGTGGCCAAGGTGAACCTTCTACAACCCTACACATGA